A genomic region of Papaver somniferum cultivar HN1 chromosome 7, ASM357369v1, whole genome shotgun sequence contains the following coding sequences:
- the LOC113296148 gene encoding 60S acidic ribosomal protein P2-like, giving the protein MKVIAAYLLAVLGGNKEPTAEDIKDILGSVGAADDADDKIELLLSQIQGKDLTELMACGREKLAVCGGGAPMVVNAVGDGGASAAAKQKKEEKVEEKIKEESDDDMPFSLFDEE; this is encoded by the coding sequence ATGAAGGTTATTGCTGCATATTTGCTTGCAGTTTTGGGAGGAAACAAGGAACCAACTGCTGAAGATATCAAGGACATCTTAGGTTCTGTTGGTGCTGCTGATGACGCTGATGACAAGATTGAACTTCTTCTTTCTCAAATTCAAGGTAAAGACTTGACTGAACTTATGGCATGTGGAAGGGAGAAACTtgctgtttgtggtggtggtgcacCTATGGTGGTCAATGCCGTAGGCGATGGTGGTGCTAGTGCAGCAGCTAAGCAGAAGAAAGAGGAAAAGGTGGAGGAGAAAATtaaagaagaatctgatgatgATATGCCTTTCAGTCTCTTTGACGAAGAATAA